A genomic segment from Orientia tsutsugamushi str. Boryong encodes:
- a CDS encoding HD domain-containing protein: MIDFYSESLINKLFRTNVRFNTKIDLDKVERAIKYAKKYHGQQKRDTGELYYTHPLKVAYMVSDYSFETDTIITAILHDTLEDTKLTKERIRYEFGANIAEQVSDLTRVRDNKKISAMEMIQILRSQNKTELLLIKLFDRFHNITTIFIKPPQKRQEIIFETQQEFIALAEYLKLPEIGERLSEYCKLHAS; this comes from the coding sequence ATGATAGATTTTTATAGTGAGAGCTTAATAAATAAGCTGTTCAGAACCAACGTAAGATTTAACACCAAAATTGATCTTGATAAAGTTGAAAGAGCAATAAAATATGCTAAAAAATATCATGGCCAGCAAAAGAGAGATACTGGAGAACTCTACTACACACATCCATTGAAAGTAGCGTACATGGTATCAGACTACAGCTTTGAAACAGATACAATTATTACTGCAATACTACATGATACACTTGAAGACACAAAACTAACTAAAGAAAGAATAAGGTACGAATTTGGTGCTAATATTGCAGAACAGGTTTCAGACCTTACCAGAGTTAGGGATAATAAGAAAATCAGTGCTATGGAAATGATACAAATATTACGCAGCCAAAATAAAACAGAACTGTTACTAATCAAGCTTTTTGATCGATTCCATAATATTACAACTATATTCATCAAACCTCCTCAAAAAAGGCAAGAAATAATATTTGAAACTCAGCAAGAATTTATAGCTCTTGCTGAATACCTTAAACTACCAGAGATTGGAGAACGCTTAAGTGAATATTGTAAACTTCATGCTAGTTAA